One window of Mangrovibacterium diazotrophicum genomic DNA carries:
- a CDS encoding DUF502 domain-containing protein, with product MKRIVTYFMQGLVFVAPLAITIYIIFVIFDFIDGLLRDLLASWTGHIVPGLGLLIILVLLTLLGLLGEYIVFNPFKRIWERLLNRAPLLKVIYSSLVDLFSAFVGKEKKFNKPVLVCINKENKLWKIGFLTQKSMEELNMPGMVAVYFPHSYNFSGELFMVETSAVQKLDMPPAEAMKFVVSGGVTRVN from the coding sequence TTTTCGTGGCACCTCTGGCCATCACGATATACATTATTTTTGTGATTTTCGATTTCATTGACGGCCTGCTTCGCGACCTGCTCGCCTCGTGGACCGGTCATATTGTGCCAGGACTTGGCCTTTTGATTATCCTGGTTCTACTCACGCTGCTCGGTCTGCTGGGGGAATACATTGTCTTCAACCCTTTCAAGCGAATTTGGGAGCGTCTGCTTAACCGGGCTCCTCTACTAAAGGTGATCTACTCCTCATTGGTTGACTTGTTTTCGGCCTTCGTTGGCAAAGAAAAAAAGTTCAACAAACCGGTGCTCGTTTGTATTAACAAAGAGAACAAACTATGGAAAATCGGCTTCCTGACGCAAAAAAGCATGGAAGAACTGAACATGCCGGGCATGGTTGCCGTTTATTTCCCACACTCGTACAACTTCTCCGGCGAACTGTTTATGGTTGAAACATCTGCCGTTCAGAAATTGGACATGCCACCGGCCGAAGCGATGAAATTCGTGGTGTCGGGCGGTGTAACCCGGGTGAACTAA
- a CDS encoding TerC/Alx family metal homeostasis membrane protein has product MIAPELLLMAGFLVLIVVVLMIDLLWVGRNSHVVSAKEAFIWSGVWIGLALLFYLFLHQWGHLLHGINSPEKLAVVQQKFAPGLRFKTSGFESMLQEYRNYMSLTYITGYFIEKTLSVDNIFVILLILRGFSVPLENYKTVLFWGVLGAVVLRFIFIFAGAALIHQFEWILLIFGGFLVFQGGKILFQREEETKDPHDYAIVRYLSRHFNISKEYHSNKFWLRLDGRLFLTPLCVVLVLIEFTDLLFAMDSIPAVFSISLDPFVVFFSNIFAIIGLRALFFLIANMVDKFRFLNYGVSILLIFVGLKLLFHTHLDSIGFKPAYSLLFIGLVLIGSVLLSVLIKPRETMTD; this is encoded by the coding sequence ATGATTGCTCCGGAACTGTTACTCATGGCGGGTTTTCTCGTCCTTATTGTGGTTGTGTTGATGATCGACCTATTGTGGGTTGGTCGTAACTCGCATGTCGTATCGGCCAAAGAAGCGTTTATTTGGTCTGGCGTGTGGATTGGGCTTGCGTTGCTATTCTACCTGTTCCTGCATCAATGGGGACATTTGCTCCACGGAATCAACAGCCCGGAGAAACTGGCGGTGGTGCAGCAAAAATTTGCGCCCGGTCTGCGGTTTAAAACTTCCGGCTTCGAAAGTATGCTGCAGGAATACCGCAACTACATGTCGTTAACCTACATTACTGGTTATTTTATCGAAAAGACACTGTCGGTCGACAATATCTTTGTGATCCTGCTCATCCTGCGCGGCTTTTCTGTTCCGCTCGAGAACTACAAAACAGTTTTGTTCTGGGGTGTACTGGGAGCAGTAGTGCTCCGCTTCATTTTCATTTTTGCAGGTGCCGCTTTGATTCACCAGTTCGAATGGATTTTGCTGATTTTTGGCGGGTTCCTGGTCTTTCAAGGTGGAAAAATCCTCTTTCAAAGGGAAGAGGAAACCAAAGACCCGCATGATTACGCCATTGTCAGATATCTCTCGCGGCATTTCAACATTTCCAAGGAATACCACAGCAACAAATTTTGGCTGCGCCTGGATGGACGCCTATTCCTAACACCGCTATGCGTAGTCTTGGTGCTCATTGAATTCACCGACCTACTTTTTGCAATGGATTCCATACCCGCAGTATTCTCCATTTCACTCGATCCGTTTGTTGTGTTTTTCTCCAACATTTTTGCCATCATCGGGCTGCGCGCACTCTTCTTTTTAATTGCCAACATGGTCGACAAATTCCGTTTCCTCAACTATGGGGTCAGCATCCTGCTAATCTTCGTGGGGCTCAAACTATTGTTCCACACGCACCTCGACTCCATCGGTTTCAAACCGGCCTATTCACTTTTGTTTATCGGCTTGGTTTTAATTGGTAGCGTTTTATTGTCAGTCCTTATTAAACCCCGCGAAACCATGACTGATTAG
- a CDS encoding ABC transporter ATP-binding protein has product MELFKATEVVKDYAGHRALDHVSISVEEGTVFGLLGPNGAGKTTLIRIINQITAPDSGEVYFMGRKTKSTDIQYIGYLPEERGLYKKMKVGEQALYLAQLKGMKKQDALRNLKKWFEKFEIQPWWNKKVEELSKGMAQKVQFITTVIHEPKLLIFDEPFSGFDPINTKLLKNEILNLKEQGATIIFSTHNMASVEEVCDHIALINKSKKILDGNIYDIKEQYKLGIYEIETPELTPVNPLFAGNGFELLEQEIKGNRQRIMFRKADGESNREVLQKLTSNLEISAFREVIPSMNEVFIQVVEQANQTK; this is encoded by the coding sequence ATGGAATTGTTCAAGGCAACAGAGGTTGTTAAAGACTATGCCGGTCACCGGGCACTTGATCATGTCAGCATCTCGGTCGAGGAAGGAACGGTTTTCGGGCTTTTAGGTCCGAACGGGGCAGGAAAAACAACCCTGATTCGAATCATCAACCAAATCACTGCTCCCGATTCAGGCGAAGTGTATTTTATGGGGCGAAAAACGAAGTCGACCGACATTCAATACATCGGCTACCTACCCGAAGAACGCGGACTTTATAAAAAAATGAAAGTCGGCGAACAGGCTTTGTACCTCGCTCAGTTGAAGGGGATGAAAAAACAAGATGCCTTGCGCAATCTCAAGAAGTGGTTCGAGAAGTTTGAAATACAACCGTGGTGGAACAAGAAAGTAGAAGAGCTTTCGAAAGGGATGGCGCAGAAAGTTCAATTCATTACAACAGTGATCCACGAGCCAAAGCTTCTAATTTTCGACGAACCCTTCAGCGGATTCGATCCCATCAATACGAAGCTTCTGAAAAATGAAATCCTCAACCTGAAAGAGCAAGGAGCAACAATCATCTTTTCAACCCATAACATGGCCTCTGTGGAAGAAGTTTGTGACCACATTGCTTTGATCAACAAATCGAAAAAAATTCTGGACGGCAATATTTACGATATCAAAGAACAATACAAGCTCGGCATTTACGAGATTGAAACGCCTGAGCTAACACCGGTGAATCCGCTTTTCGCGGGTAATGGATTTGAACTGCTGGAACAGGAAATTAAAGGCAACCGCCAGCGAATCATGTTCCGCAAAGCCGATGGAGAAAGCAACCGGGAGGTCCTGCAGAAATTAACCTCGAATTTGGAGATTTCTGCCTTCCGTGAAGTTATCCCGAGCATGAACGAAGTATTTATTCAAGTTGTAGAACAAGCCAACCAAACGAAATAG
- a CDS encoding ABC transporter permease, with amino-acid sequence MNKSLLILKREYLTRVRKKSFIIMTLLFPFLMAAMTILPAWLAMQDDKEERTIAVYDATGIFLGRLDGNEYTKFHYMPEEEYQKAKSDIKGSPYYAVLFIPPNILSSNRAQLFSDKQVTIDVKSMINDRLEKLIESDKKQRVIDESGIPDLEQQLAATHTNIKLDTIKVGENGETAKSSTEIAMGLGYLAGFIIYMFVLMYGMMVMRGVMEEKTNRIVEVIISSVKPMQLMFGKIVGIGLVGLTQILFWLIIGTAIVTGAKAFSGTGQVQAIETSQNLMTTPGITAAQPMQAEQQNAVMQAFDSLSNLNLPLIFGSFIFYFLGGFLIYSSIMGAIGSAVDQDEDSQQLMFPVMLPLIFSIVILFPVVKNPEGALAFWASMVPFTSPVIMMVRVPFGIPTWQLILSMSILAASIVGVIWIAGKIYRTGILMYGKKPNFKEIIKWLRYRN; translated from the coding sequence ATGAACAAATCACTGCTCATTTTAAAGCGCGAATACCTCACCCGCGTTCGAAAAAAGTCATTTATTATTATGACTTTGTTGTTCCCTTTTTTAATGGCTGCGATGACGATTTTACCAGCCTGGCTTGCCATGCAGGATGATAAAGAAGAACGCACCATCGCCGTTTACGATGCTACCGGCATTTTCCTCGGACGGTTGGACGGAAACGAATACACCAAGTTTCATTATATGCCCGAAGAGGAATACCAAAAGGCAAAATCCGACATCAAGGGCAGTCCCTATTACGCCGTTCTGTTTATTCCCCCCAATATCCTGAGCTCAAACCGGGCACAGTTATTCTCGGACAAACAGGTTACCATTGATGTAAAATCGATGATAAACGACCGATTGGAAAAACTGATTGAAAGCGACAAAAAGCAGCGTGTTATCGACGAATCCGGAATCCCTGATTTAGAGCAACAATTGGCTGCAACTCACACCAACATCAAGCTCGACACCATTAAAGTGGGCGAAAACGGTGAGACCGCGAAGAGTTCGACCGAAATAGCAATGGGCTTGGGCTATTTGGCCGGATTCATTATTTACATGTTTGTATTAATGTACGGCATGATGGTTATGCGCGGGGTTATGGAAGAAAAAACAAACCGGATTGTTGAAGTCATCATTTCATCTGTAAAACCAATGCAGCTCATGTTTGGGAAGATTGTCGGCATTGGGTTGGTTGGCCTCACCCAGATTCTGTTCTGGCTTATCATCGGCACTGCAATCGTGACCGGAGCAAAAGCCTTTTCCGGCACCGGCCAGGTTCAAGCGATTGAAACGAGCCAAAACCTAATGACCACGCCTGGAATAACCGCAGCGCAGCCTATGCAGGCGGAACAGCAGAATGCAGTGATGCAGGCTTTCGACTCGCTCAGCAATTTAAACCTGCCACTCATCTTCGGAAGTTTTATTTTCTACTTTTTAGGCGGATTCCTGATCTATTCTTCAATCATGGGAGCTATTGGCTCGGCTGTCGATCAGGATGAAGACTCGCAGCAACTGATGTTCCCGGTTATGCTCCCGTTAATCTTCTCCATCGTTATTTTATTCCCGGTTGTCAAGAATCCGGAAGGAGCCCTTGCTTTTTGGGCGTCCATGGTACCATTCACCTCTCCTGTCATCATGATGGTGCGTGTTCCTTTTGGAATACCAACCTGGCAATTAATCCTATCAATGAGTATTTTAGCGGCATCAATCGTGGGAGTAATCTGGATTGCAGGCAAAATTTACAGAACCGGAATCTTAATGTACGGCAAAAAACCCAACTTTAAAGAAATTATTAAATGGCTGCGATATCGAAATTAA
- the cysK gene encoding cysteine synthase A, whose amino-acid sequence MKVNNILETIGNSPLVRLNRLFPADYEVYVKVEKTNPGGSIKDRIALEMVEAAERDGILKPDTLLVEPTSGNTGIGLALVAAVKGYKLILVMPESMSIERRRILTAYGAELVLTPKEKGMKGAIAKAEEIAAENPNSWIPSQFDNAANIEAHRKNTAKEILADLPEGFDYLITGVGTGGHISGVSEVVKAKFPNIKTFAVEPESSPVISGGAPGPHPIQGIGAGFIPKNLLTDLLDGTIQVSKDEAFEYAKRAAKEEGLFIGISSGASLAAIAKKLQELPKGSKIVTFSYDTGERYLSVEGLF is encoded by the coding sequence ATGAAAGTTAACAACATCTTGGAAACCATCGGCAACTCGCCGCTAGTTCGTTTAAATCGTCTGTTCCCTGCAGACTATGAAGTATATGTAAAAGTTGAAAAAACAAACCCAGGAGGTAGCATCAAGGATCGTATCGCGTTGGAAATGGTTGAAGCAGCCGAACGCGACGGTATCTTGAAACCCGACACCTTGCTGGTTGAGCCAACTTCGGGAAACACCGGTATTGGCTTGGCGTTGGTAGCTGCAGTAAAAGGCTACAAACTGATTTTGGTGATGCCGGAATCAATGTCGATTGAAAGACGCCGCATTTTGACAGCCTACGGCGCTGAACTGGTTTTGACACCAAAAGAAAAAGGGATGAAAGGTGCCATTGCCAAAGCGGAAGAAATCGCAGCAGAAAACCCAAATTCATGGATTCCATCGCAATTTGACAATGCGGCCAATATCGAAGCTCACCGCAAAAACACGGCGAAAGAGATTTTGGCAGATCTTCCGGAAGGATTTGACTACCTGATTACCGGTGTTGGTACTGGCGGGCACATTTCAGGTGTTAGCGAAGTTGTAAAAGCAAAATTCCCGAACATTAAAACATTTGCAGTTGAACCGGAATCGTCTCCGGTTATCAGTGGTGGAGCACCTGGGCCTCACCCAATCCAGGGAATTGGCGCAGGTTTCATTCCGAAAAACCTGTTAACAGATTTACTGGACGGAACAATCCAGGTATCGAAAGATGAAGCTTTTGAATACGCCAAAAGAGCAGCAAAAGAAGAAGGTTTGTTTATCGGAATTTCTTCGGGTGCCTCCCTGGCCGCTATCGCGAAAAAACTCCAGGAACTTCCGAAAGGTTCAAAAATTGTCACTTTCAGCTACGATACCGGCGAACGCTACCTATCAGTTGAAGGACTATTTTAA
- a CDS encoding peptidase M48 Ste24p, with amino-acid sequence MKLKIKATRVFRLLLAIMVILLVANCIVVWLKVSTGDGSHSYIKLFDFNKESNVPTFFSSMLLLLTALLLFYIGFVHQSQESRLKRYWFGLAVGFLYMSIDESAQIHEVVNGLIQMKFNLTGFFHYAWVLPFGIIASIVGVVYLIKFLPFIPGRIRTLFWISGGIYVAGAIGFEMIGGKVEDSGGSDVLYAVLYTFEEFFEMLGVSLFLYALLIYVQDELRVTIKTKKSLVSDTVFPQK; translated from the coding sequence ATGAAATTAAAGATTAAAGCGACTCGTGTTTTCCGTTTGTTGTTGGCGATCATGGTAATTCTTTTAGTGGCAAACTGTATAGTAGTTTGGTTGAAGGTTTCAACGGGAGATGGGAGTCATTCATATATTAAGTTATTTGACTTCAATAAAGAGTCAAACGTACCTACTTTCTTTTCTAGTATGTTGTTGCTGTTGACGGCATTATTGCTTTTTTATATTGGTTTTGTACATCAAAGTCAAGAGAGTCGTCTGAAAAGGTATTGGTTTGGATTAGCTGTCGGGTTTCTGTATATGTCAATCGACGAATCGGCTCAAATACACGAAGTTGTGAATGGGCTAATTCAAATGAAGTTTAACCTAACAGGATTCTTTCATTATGCGTGGGTACTCCCTTTTGGAATCATCGCGTCGATTGTAGGTGTAGTTTATTTGATAAAGTTTTTACCGTTTATTCCAGGACGTATTAGAACGTTATTTTGGATTTCAGGAGGTATATATGTTGCGGGAGCTATAGGTTTTGAAATGATTGGGGGTAAAGTTGAAGATAGCGGTGGTTCTGATGTTTTATATGCGGTGCTTTATACGTTTGAAGAATTTTTCGAGATGTTGGGTGTTAGCTTATTCTTGTATGCGCTTTTGATTTACGTGCAAGATGAATTACGGGTGACGATTAAAACAAAGAAGAGTTTAGTATCAGACACAGTTTTTCCACAGAAATAG